A genomic window from Hyla sarda isolate aHylSar1 chromosome 10, aHylSar1.hap1, whole genome shotgun sequence includes:
- the AGTRAP gene encoding type-1 angiotensin II receptor-associated protein — MEVPALNLKAIIFVHWLLTMFACIYPAWLPNAYYLSNLSVLAMGIWALAQRDSADAIFMFMVGLAVTIVLDILLLALFYAIAEQGAEKLLQQRDLFRFSGGMAILNLILKPLSCFFVYHMYLERGGECNINLGFLTVSRDRSTYQTIDHPDTPAEQDKLPSRY, encoded by the exons ATGGAGGTGCCGGCTCTCAACCTCAAG GCGATCATCTTTGTGCACTGGCTGCTGACTATGTT TGCTTGTATATATCCTGCCTGGCTTCCAAATGCCTATTATTTGTCAAACCTTTCGGTCCTGGCGATGGGCATCTGGGCCCTGGCTCAAAGAGACTCTGCGGACGCCATCTTCATG TTTATGGTCGGACTGGCGGTCACCATTGTATTAGACATTCTGCTCCTCGCCCTGTTTTACGCCATCGCCGAGCAAGGTGCTGAGAAGTTGCTGCAACAGCGGGACCTGTTTCGATTTAGCGGAGGAATGGCGATCCTTAACCTGATACTCAAGCCCTTGTCCTGCTTCTTCGTCTACCATATGTACCTGGAACGAGGGGGTGAATGTAATATTAATTTAG GCTTTCTGACCGTGTCTCGGGATCGGAGCACCTACCAAACGATCGACCACCCGGATACGCCGGCCGAACAAGACAAACTTCCCTCTCGTTACTGA